Proteins from one Microbacterium faecale genomic window:
- a CDS encoding ABC transporter ATP-binding protein, translated as MAARLTLSDVNLRFGGVTVLSDVGFDVEPGEVLGLVGPNGAGKTSLFNCISGHYRPTSGSIRIDGDEVAGSAPSKLNRRGLARTFQHPALQLNHTVLENVMLGAHTRLPGGPVTWALRMPPTGRREREVRDEAMALLEGQGLGWAAASRADELSHGLHKAVELCRARMSHPSLLLLDEPAAGLSHGEVEQLMETVRHVTKNGELTVVVVEHNMGVISALTDRVVVLNHGSKLMEGTAAEAQADPRVIEAYLGTEAADDAA; from the coding sequence ATGGCCGCTCGATTGACCCTTTCAGACGTCAACCTCCGATTCGGAGGCGTCACGGTGCTGTCCGACGTTGGCTTCGATGTCGAGCCGGGCGAGGTCCTCGGCCTCGTCGGCCCGAACGGCGCCGGCAAGACCTCGCTGTTCAACTGCATCAGCGGGCACTACCGTCCCACGTCCGGATCGATTCGGATCGACGGGGACGAGGTGGCCGGATCCGCGCCGTCGAAGCTGAACAGGCGCGGCCTCGCCCGCACGTTCCAGCACCCCGCGCTGCAGCTCAACCACACCGTGCTCGAGAACGTCATGCTCGGTGCGCACACGCGCCTCCCGGGCGGACCCGTCACCTGGGCCTTGCGCATGCCGCCGACCGGTCGCCGCGAGCGCGAGGTCCGAGACGAGGCGATGGCGCTTCTCGAAGGGCAGGGCCTCGGCTGGGCCGCAGCCTCGCGCGCCGACGAGCTGTCGCATGGCCTGCACAAGGCCGTCGAGCTGTGCCGCGCGCGGATGTCGCATCCGTCGCTGCTGCTGCTCGACGAGCCCGCGGCGGGACTGTCGCACGGCGAGGTCGAGCAGCTCATGGAGACGGTGCGACACGTGACCAAGAACGGCGAACTGACCGTCGTGGTCGTCGAACACAACATGGGCGTCATTTCTGCGCTCACCGACCGCGTGGTGGTGCTCAACCACGGCAGCAAGTTGATGGAGGGCACGGCGGCCGAAGCGCAGGCCGACCCGCGCGTGATCGAGGCCTACCTCGGAACGGAGGCCGCAGATGACGCTGCTTGA
- a CDS encoding aminomethyl transferase family protein has translation MSRSLADAIAAAGSPVDLLRNAPAAPTVFPVRAEFSNWRSEQRAWRESVALLDQSHHMTDLFLSGPDALELLSRVGVNSFATFPAGRAKQFIAVNHEGFLIGDAILFHLEPGQFDLVGHPMVIDWVQFHGETGGYDVTFERDGNSIVRDGDPTLYRYELQGPRALALMEKVTGAPVPETRFFHMAEFTISGQHVRALRHGMAGQPGFELFGPWSDGDAVREALLTAGEEFGLVRVGAKAYSSANLESAWVPSPLPAIFTGEQMDAYQRWLPAAAAGSLAGSLTSDDIEDYYVTPYDLDYGRTIAFNHDFIGRAALERIAEHAPRRKVTLVWNPDDVAAVQRSLMEDGTPAKYIDFPKARYGLYQIDRVLRDGDDVGISHDVGYITNEQVFASLASVDVAHAEPGTEVTVLWGEDPVSRKPIVEPHRQVSIRATVEPAPYSRYARENYRR, from the coding sequence ATGAGCCGATCGCTCGCCGACGCTATCGCCGCTGCTGGTAGCCCCGTCGACCTGCTGCGCAATGCGCCGGCCGCACCGACCGTGTTCCCGGTGCGCGCGGAGTTCAGCAACTGGCGCTCAGAGCAGCGGGCGTGGCGCGAATCGGTGGCTCTTCTCGACCAGTCGCATCACATGACCGATCTGTTCCTGTCGGGGCCCGATGCGCTCGAACTGTTGAGTCGCGTCGGCGTCAACAGCTTCGCGACGTTCCCCGCCGGTCGCGCGAAGCAGTTCATCGCGGTCAACCACGAAGGCTTCCTGATCGGCGACGCAATCCTGTTCCACCTCGAGCCGGGCCAGTTCGACCTCGTCGGCCACCCCATGGTGATCGACTGGGTGCAGTTCCACGGCGAGACGGGCGGGTATGACGTGACGTTCGAGCGCGACGGCAACTCGATCGTCCGCGACGGCGACCCCACGCTCTACCGATACGAGCTGCAGGGCCCGCGCGCGCTCGCGCTCATGGAGAAGGTGACCGGCGCGCCCGTGCCCGAGACGCGGTTCTTCCACATGGCGGAGTTCACGATCTCCGGCCAGCACGTGCGCGCGCTGCGACACGGCATGGCGGGGCAGCCCGGATTCGAGCTCTTCGGTCCGTGGAGTGACGGCGACGCGGTGCGGGAGGCGCTCCTCACCGCGGGGGAGGAATTCGGCCTCGTGCGCGTTGGCGCCAAGGCGTACTCATCGGCGAACCTCGAGTCCGCGTGGGTGCCGTCGCCGCTCCCCGCGATCTTCACTGGTGAGCAGATGGATGCGTACCAGCGGTGGCTCCCCGCCGCGGCGGCCGGATCCCTTGCGGGCAGTCTCACATCCGACGACATCGAGGACTACTACGTCACGCCGTACGACCTCGATTACGGGCGCACGATCGCGTTCAACCACGACTTCATCGGACGCGCCGCTTTGGAACGGATCGCCGAGCACGCGCCGCGTCGAAAGGTGACGCTCGTCTGGAACCCCGACGATGTCGCCGCGGTGCAGCGCTCGCTCATGGAGGACGGGACACCCGCGAAGTACATCGACTTCCCCAAGGCGCGCTACGGGCTGTACCAGATCGACCGCGTGCTGCGCGACGGCGACGACGTGGGAATCTCGCACGACGTGGGCTACATCACCAATGAACAGGTGTTCGCGTCGCTCGCGAGCGTGGACGTCGCGCACGCCGAGCCGGGCACTGAGGTCACCGTGCTGTGGGGTGAGGACCCCGTCTCCCGCAAGCCCATCGTCGAGCCGCACCGCCAGGTCTCCATCCGCGCCACCGTCGAGCCGGCGCCCTACTCGCGTTACGCGCGCGAGAATTACCGCCGCTGA
- a CDS encoding ABC transporter ATP-binding protein has product MTLLELDAVRASYGKVQVLQDVSLSVPDGGAVGILGANGAGKTTTLRAISGTVNVRGRITFDGIDITRSGPEKVASLGIAHVPEGRGTLPNLSVRENLRVGAYLRKDRRGIAQDIDFVLELFPHLERRIGQNASTLSGGEQQMLAIARAFMAKPRLLVLDEPSLGLAPSTSQDVYDSIQRLRDESGIAMLVVEQNANLAFRIVESATVLETGHSVLSGTVEELKGRDEIRKAYLGG; this is encoded by the coding sequence ATGACGCTGCTTGAGCTCGACGCTGTCAGAGCATCGTACGGAAAGGTGCAGGTGCTCCAGGACGTCTCACTCTCGGTTCCCGACGGCGGCGCCGTAGGGATCCTCGGGGCGAACGGAGCGGGAAAGACGACGACATTGCGCGCGATCTCCGGCACCGTGAACGTCCGCGGGCGGATCACGTTCGATGGCATCGACATCACCCGATCGGGACCCGAGAAGGTCGCGTCACTCGGCATCGCGCACGTGCCGGAGGGGCGTGGCACACTGCCGAACCTCTCCGTTCGCGAGAACCTGCGTGTCGGCGCATACCTGCGCAAGGACCGACGGGGCATCGCGCAGGACATCGACTTCGTGCTCGAACTGTTCCCCCACCTGGAGCGCCGCATCGGACAGAATGCGTCCACGCTCTCCGGCGGTGAGCAGCAGATGCTCGCGATCGCCCGCGCCTTCATGGCCAAACCGCGACTGCTGGTCCTCGACGAGCCTTCGCTCGGTCTCGCGCCGTCGACGTCGCAGGACGTCTACGACTCGATCCAGCGCCTCCGGGACGAGTCGGGGATCGCGATGCTCGTCGTCGAGCAGAATGCGAACCTCGCCTTCCGGATCGTGGAGTCGGCGACGGTGCTCGAAACGGGACACAGCGTGTTGAGCGGCACCGTCGAGGAGCTCAAGGGCCGCGACGAGATCAGGAAGGCGTACCTCGGGGGCTGA